The following proteins are encoded in a genomic region of Planococcus lenghuensis:
- a CDS encoding assimilatory sulfite reductase (NADPH) flavoprotein subunit, producing MQLQLKNSPFDQEQVEILNRLLPTLTENQKIWLTGYFAASQSAVAGAVQDNAGADFIAQVSEQPAVTREVTILVGSHTGNCQSIAEDVSQKLTQQNYKVSLFSMDDFKPKELKKVEDLLVITSTHGDGHPPDNAIAFYDFLHSKRAPELNDLRFSVLSLGDSSYEFFCQTGKDFDKRLEELGGERIYPRVDADLEFEELAEEWFEGVVSVLNASKEANRSSSQAAQPNQSTEVETPSAYSRTNPFRAEVLENLNLNGRGSNKETRHLELDLEGANLAYEPGDSLGIIPENEADLVDQLIESTGWNPEESVAINKQGETRSLRDALISTFEITSLSKPLLEKVAQLTENEELNKLLDPENKEQLQAYIHGRDLIDLTQDFGPWQVPVTEFVKVLRKIPVRLYSIASSSKANPDEVHLTIGAVRYEANGRQRKGVCSTQCAERSDIGSTLPVFVQSNHSFRLPENPDTPLIMIGAGTGVAPYRAFMEEREETGAEGDSWLFFGDQHFVTDFLYQTEWQRWLKDGVLSRMDVAFSRDSAEKVYVQHRMLEKSRDFYKWLEAGACIYVCGDEKYMAKDVHSAILSILEKEGDMNQEEAEAYLAGLRSDKRYLRDVY from the coding sequence TTGCAGTTGCAGCTAAAGAACAGTCCGTTTGATCAAGAACAAGTAGAAATTCTAAATCGTTTATTACCAACATTGACAGAGAATCAGAAAATTTGGTTGACCGGATATTTTGCTGCATCACAATCAGCAGTCGCAGGAGCTGTCCAGGACAATGCAGGAGCCGACTTTATTGCACAAGTTTCGGAACAGCCTGCAGTCACTCGGGAAGTGACTATTTTAGTGGGTTCACATACAGGCAATTGCCAGTCAATCGCTGAAGACGTATCGCAAAAATTGACTCAGCAGAACTACAAAGTATCGCTTTTTTCAATGGACGATTTCAAACCGAAAGAATTGAAGAAAGTGGAAGATTTATTGGTCATAACAAGCACACATGGAGACGGGCATCCGCCGGATAACGCTATCGCATTTTACGATTTCTTACATAGCAAAAGAGCTCCTGAACTGAATGACCTTAGATTTTCAGTCCTTTCTTTGGGTGACAGTTCGTATGAGTTCTTCTGCCAAACGGGCAAAGATTTTGATAAACGTTTGGAAGAATTGGGTGGTGAAAGAATTTACCCGCGCGTGGATGCTGATCTGGAATTTGAAGAGCTGGCAGAAGAGTGGTTTGAAGGCGTAGTAAGCGTATTGAACGCATCAAAAGAAGCTAACCGGTCAAGCAGCCAGGCAGCTCAGCCCAATCAATCAACTGAAGTGGAAACTCCATCGGCTTATTCCCGCACGAATCCATTCCGCGCAGAAGTATTGGAGAACTTGAACTTGAACGGTCGGGGATCAAACAAAGAAACCCGCCACCTTGAACTGGATTTGGAAGGCGCCAATCTGGCATATGAGCCGGGTGACAGCCTTGGTATCATCCCTGAAAACGAGGCGGATCTGGTTGATCAGTTAATCGAATCGACAGGATGGAATCCGGAAGAATCGGTTGCCATCAATAAACAAGGAGAGACCAGGTCGTTGCGCGATGCTTTAATTTCTACATTCGAGATTACCAGCCTGTCAAAACCGCTGCTTGAAAAAGTGGCACAGCTAACTGAAAACGAAGAATTGAACAAGTTGCTTGATCCTGAAAATAAAGAACAATTGCAGGCTTATATCCATGGGCGCGACTTGATCGACTTGACGCAGGACTTTGGGCCATGGCAAGTACCCGTGACCGAGTTCGTCAAAGTTCTTCGGAAAATACCGGTTCGGCTTTATTCGATTGCGAGCAGCTCGAAAGCGAATCCGGATGAAGTGCACCTGACAATTGGCGCAGTAAGATATGAAGCGAACGGACGCCAACGGAAAGGGGTTTGTTCCACACAATGTGCGGAACGCTCGGACATCGGCAGCACGTTACCGGTGTTCGTCCAGAGCAATCACAGTTTCCGGCTTCCTGAAAACCCGGACACACCGCTTATCATGATCGGGGCCGGAACAGGAGTTGCTCCTTACCGGGCATTCATGGAAGAACGGGAGGAAACAGGGGCAGAAGGGGATTCATGGCTGTTCTTTGGCGATCAGCATTTTGTGACGGACTTCCTTTACCAGACGGAATGGCAAAGATGGCTGAAGGATGGGGTTCTTTCCCGGATGGATGTTGCTTTTTCCCGGGACTCCGCAGAGAAAGTATATGTGCAGCACCGCATGCTGGAGAAAAGCCGTGATTTTTATAAATGGCTGGAAGCGGGGGCCTGCATTTACGTGTGCGGCGACGAGAAGTACATGGCGAAAGACGTCCATTCCGCAATTTTGTCCATCCTTGAAAAGGAAGGCGATATGAACCAGGAAGAAGCAGAAGCATATCTTGCCGGCCTGCGCAGCGATAAGCGTTATTTGCGTGACGTGTACTAA
- the cysI gene encoding assimilatory sulfite reductase (NADPH) hemoprotein subunit gives MTTKRLTDIDGTPSEMEIIKDKSDYLRGTIAESFKEPLTASIPDADAKLLKFHGSYMQDDRDIRNERKHQKLEPAYQFMIRVRLPGGVATPHQWLTMDRLANTHGNGSLKLTTRQTFQMHGVLKWNMKETLQEMNNSLMDTIAACGDVNRNVMSTSNPYQSDIHAEVYDISRELSEYLLPKTNAYHEIWLDEEKVVDSSETEEVEPMYGPLYLPRKFKIGVAIPPSNDVDIFSQDLGFIAILEDGKLQGFNVTAGGGLGMTHGEPETYPQLSRVIGFCPVDKVPEVAEKIITIQRDHGNRTNRKNARFKYTIDRKGLDWVKQELNERLGWKLEEPRAYHFDHSGDRYGWIENDGKWHLTLFIQNGRVKDTDDYKLMTGLREIAHVHTGDFRLTANQNLIIANVTSKNKKKIDNLISEYGLTDGKENSALRRNSMACVALPTCGLAMAEAERYLPSLITKIEDILDEAGLREEEILIRMSGCPNNCSRPTLGEIGFIGKAPGKYNMYLGASFAGDRLNKMYRENIGEEEILGTLKPIFFHYAKERQENERFGDFVIRTGYVAEVTSGTNFHS, from the coding sequence ATGACAACCAAAAGATTGACTGATATAGATGGCACGCCCAGTGAAATGGAAATCATTAAAGACAAAAGCGATTATTTGCGGGGGACGATCGCGGAAAGTTTTAAAGAGCCCTTAACGGCATCTATTCCGGATGCCGATGCGAAATTACTGAAATTCCATGGCAGTTATATGCAAGATGACAGGGATATACGAAATGAACGGAAGCATCAAAAGCTAGAACCGGCGTATCAGTTCATGATTCGTGTCCGGCTTCCGGGAGGCGTCGCTACTCCTCACCAATGGCTGACAATGGACCGGCTTGCGAACACCCACGGAAATGGTTCGTTGAAACTGACCACCCGTCAAACGTTTCAAATGCATGGCGTTTTGAAATGGAATATGAAAGAAACTCTCCAGGAAATGAATAATTCACTGATGGACACGATCGCAGCTTGCGGCGATGTCAACCGGAATGTGATGTCCACTTCCAACCCGTATCAGTCGGATATCCATGCTGAGGTATACGATATATCCCGTGAACTGAGTGAGTACTTGCTGCCAAAAACCAATGCTTACCATGAGATTTGGCTGGACGAAGAAAAAGTGGTCGACAGCAGCGAGACGGAAGAAGTGGAACCGATGTATGGGCCTCTTTACTTGCCGCGTAAATTCAAAATTGGTGTGGCGATCCCGCCTTCCAATGACGTGGATATCTTTTCGCAGGACCTTGGATTTATTGCCATTTTGGAGGACGGAAAACTCCAAGGTTTTAATGTCACTGCAGGAGGCGGTTTGGGGATGACACACGGAGAGCCGGAAACTTATCCTCAATTGTCACGTGTCATCGGTTTCTGTCCGGTTGATAAAGTGCCGGAAGTGGCAGAAAAAATCATCACCATTCAGCGTGATCATGGCAACCGCACTAATCGGAAAAATGCCCGCTTCAAATATACCATCGACCGAAAAGGCCTCGACTGGGTGAAACAGGAACTGAACGAAAGATTAGGCTGGAAACTTGAAGAACCACGTGCTTATCATTTCGACCACAGTGGCGACCGTTACGGCTGGATTGAAAATGACGGCAAGTGGCATCTGACTCTATTCATCCAAAATGGCCGTGTGAAAGATACGGATGATTATAAGTTAATGACAGGTCTTCGGGAAATTGCTCATGTCCATACAGGCGATTTTCGGCTGACCGCCAACCAGAACCTCATCATTGCGAATGTCACAAGTAAGAACAAGAAAAAGATAGATAACCTTATAAGCGAATATGGTCTCACAGATGGAAAAGAAAATTCAGCATTGCGCAGAAACTCCATGGCATGTGTCGCTTTACCGACGTGTGGCTTGGCGATGGCCGAAGCAGAACGTTACCTTCCGTCGTTAATCACCAAAATCGAAGATATTTTGGATGAAGCAGGTCTTCGGGAAGAAGAGATCCTTATCCGCATGTCCGGCTGCCCGAATAACTGCTCACGGCCAACTCTCGGAGAAATCGGCTTTATCGGCAAGGCGCCGGGAAAATACAATATGTATTTAGGCGCCAGTTTCGCAGGAGATCGATTGAACAAAATGTACCGGGAAAATATTGGAGAAGAAGAGATTCTGGGGACACTCAAACCGATCTTTTTCCATTATGCGAAAGAACGGCAGGAAAACGAGCGTTTCGGCGATTTCGTCATCCGGACAGGCTATGTTGCGGAAGTCACTTCCGGTACTAATTTCCATAGCTGA